The following are from one region of the Rhizobium sullae genome:
- a CDS encoding septal ring lytic transglycosylase RlpA family protein has protein sequence MKNISRSIVIVAAIAASSFILPAEGFAAAGCGGASWYALHSKTASGERMNPAVLTAAHRSLRFGTKLRVTNRNNGRSVIVRVNDRGPFIRGRVLDLSRAAAQNIGMVRSGTAKVCYEVVAAS, from the coding sequence TTGAAGAATATCAGCCGTTCTATAGTCATTGTCGCAGCTATTGCAGCTAGTTCTTTCATCCTTCCTGCCGAAGGATTTGCTGCAGCCGGATGTGGCGGCGCTTCGTGGTACGCACTGCATTCCAAAACAGCTTCCGGCGAACGTATGAATCCTGCCGTTTTGACTGCCGCTCACCGTTCGCTTCGGTTCGGTACCAAGCTTAGAGTCACCAACCGCAACAATGGCCGTAGCGTCATCGTTCGCGTCAATGACCGTGGCCCGTTCATCCGCGGCCGTGTTCTCGACCTTTCGCGCGCCGCCGCACAGAACATCGGTATGGTCCGCTCCGGTACTGCCAAGGTCTGCTACGAAGTCGTCGCCGCCAGCTAA